The following nucleotide sequence is from Aedes aegypti strain LVP_AGWG chromosome 3, AaegL5.0 Primary Assembly, whole genome shotgun sequence.
CATCGCAAGTCATATCAGCAAAGCTTTTACAATGTTTGCACATAGTTTTGTCAGTTGATAAATATTTATGGCGACTccattgtttcaattttgtgagACATTTTGTTTGCAGCTGCATACCGCACTTATTGTCGTTCATCCCACACAAAACAACGTGTGTCAAAACATCTGACGCACAGCCACACCAGTGACCGGCAGAAATAAGTGCAGATTAACACCGTAAAACTTTCCGTAATGTAGTAATTTTTTATCACTTTCATACGCCTACATCACCGTTCATTGCTAAAATAGTTAGAAAGTGTTTTCTTCGATGCAATTTTAAGGTAAAAGTGCCCAACCAAAACCTAAAATCACTCACCTGAAATTGACTACGATTTTGTTTACGATTCACAGCTTGGTTGTGTTGGTATCCGGCTGGCGAGACAAAACTAACGGTAACAGTTGTGGTGTGCGTAAAATAGAAGTAAAAGTTGTAAACAAGCATAGACGGTCATTCATAATGACAGTTGCCGATGAATGAATTTAGTCCGACAAACGTTGGTCGTTCTggcgtttcaaaacaaattgtAGGGAGCAGCGGGGAAAGTGTGTCACCATGGGATCGTTCAAGATTCCGATTGATACAGCGTTGTGCATTGTATTTTACGTTTCGTGCTTATTTTATTCGTTCTACAAAAATTACGAACTGAGCAATGGTAAGAATATTCGAGAAAGAAAACTAATTTCATTTCAAAGGCTCATTCATGCTTATTTCAATTTTAGAAAGCCTTCAAAACTACTACTACCTGGAGGAAGGTTGGTCAATTTTCAAGGGTCGACGACGCGATGATTACGATTGGGAATGGGAGATCTACAAAAAGTATGCCATAAGTAACATGCTGATTTTTGCCTTACATGCGATTTTATTTGAGGTAATAAGATATTTGCGAGTAAGGCAGGTTTCTTTGGCACTGACCGTTTTCGGTTGTGCAGCAGTATTCTACATTTATGGATACAAGGTTTTGCTGATACTGATTTGGCAAAATTTGACCTTTTACGCGATTGGGCATTGGACGAAAAGCGCAGCCGTTCTGTGGATCAAAGCATTTCTGTGGATAGCGATGATAAATAGCGTAAAAATTTTGTTCTTTTATGATCAGTTGAACGTTTTGCTTGACATCGACAACGATAAGCTGTTGGAGTTCAGCATAATTATTTCGTGGAACGTTATCAAATGCACATGCTTTTGTTTGGATCGAGTTAACGCTAGAGGGAATGCGCAGAATTACAAGTTTGTGGATTTGCTGGGATACTCGTTTTACTTCCCGTTGCTGTTATTTGGTCCAGTAATCATCTACGAAAGATTTAAGGAGTGTCAAAAGGTCCGATGGCCAATGGAGAGTTTGAACACCTTGGAACGATTGAAAACATTAGTTATGCGATTGATTATATGCTTTTTCTGGGCATTGGTGATGGAAGCCGGTCAACACTTCTTCTACATTAATGTAATCCAACTGGATTTGAAGGTAAAATGATATACATTATTGAAATGTGTGGCGAATTAATATTATCAATGGTATATAATTCTAGTTATTGCAACACGTTAACTTATGGGCTTTGTATGGCTTAGGCTACATGATGGGACAGTTCTTCTACGTAAAATACGTAGTGTTTTATGGAATTGGAATAGCCTTTGGTACCTTTGACGGGGTTTTGATGCCTCACAAACCGATATGTATTGGCCGAGTTCATCTGTATTCGGATATGTGGAAGTTTTTTGATCGAGGACTGTATGAGTTTCTGTTCAAGTAAGTTTGAATTATTATTGCTGTtggaattaaatttatgaaaccaaaattccAATTTCAGGTATATCTACACTCAGCTGTGCACCAAGACTTCGTCCAACACTCGTAAGATCTTCGCCAGTTCCATCACGTTTATCTTCATCTACATTTGGCATGGACTTTACACATTTGTCATGATCTGGTCCGCACTCAATTGGATTTGTATAGTAATGGAAGGGTTCGTTAAAAACGTTTTCGGAACCAATACGAAACTGGGAGCGCTGGTGGGCACACACGTGTTCGTCCTCTCGGTTTTGTCCAATTTCTTT
It contains:
- the LOC5566889 gene encoding protein-cysteine N-palmitoyltransferase Rasp isoform X2, with protein sequence MGDLQKVIRYLRVRQVSLALTVFGCAAVFYIYGYKVLLILIWQNLTFYAIGHWTKSAAVLWIKAFLWIAMINSVKILFFYDQLNVLLDIDNDKLLEFSIIISWNVIKCTCFCLDRVNARGNAQNYKFVDLLGYSFYFPLLLFGPVIIYERFKECQKVRWPMESLNTLERLKTLVMRLIICFFWALVMEAGQHFFYINVIQLDLKLLQHVNLWALYGLGYMMGQFFYVKYVVFYGIGIAFGTFDGVLMPHKPICIGRVHLYSDMWKFFDRGLYEFLFKYIYTQLCTKTSSNTRKIFASSITFIFIYIWHGLYTFVMIWSALNWICIVMEGFVKNVFGTNTKLGALVGTHVFVLSVLSNFFFFAREEVGYIYIRRTYFESVFNYVVLYAVAYCFFRTGEFIKSVEGDRKYSLKKSY
- the LOC5566889 gene encoding protein-cysteine N-palmitoyltransferase Rasp isoform X1 — encoded protein: MGSFKIPIDTALCIVFYVSCLFYSFYKNYELSNESLQNYYYLEEGWSIFKGRRRDDYDWEWEIYKKYAISNMLIFALHAILFEVIRYLRVRQVSLALTVFGCAAVFYIYGYKVLLILIWQNLTFYAIGHWTKSAAVLWIKAFLWIAMINSVKILFFYDQLNVLLDIDNDKLLEFSIIISWNVIKCTCFCLDRVNARGNAQNYKFVDLLGYSFYFPLLLFGPVIIYERFKECQKVRWPMESLNTLERLKTLVMRLIICFFWALVMEAGQHFFYINVIQLDLKLLQHVNLWALYGLGYMMGQFFYVKYVVFYGIGIAFGTFDGVLMPHKPICIGRVHLYSDMWKFFDRGLYEFLFKYIYTQLCTKTSSNTRKIFASSITFIFIYIWHGLYTFVMIWSALNWICIVMEGFVKNVFGTNTKLGALVGTHVFVLSVLSNFFFFAREEVGYIYIRRTYFESVFNYVVLYAVAYCFFRTGEFIKSVEGDRKYSLKKSY